GATCGTGGTTGGCGGCGGCGTGATTGGCCTTGAGCTTGGCTCGGTCTGGGCGCGTCTGGGTGCCAAGGTCACGGTGGTCGAATATCTCGACACTATTCTCGGCGGCATGGACGGCGAAGTCTCCAAGCAGTTCCAGCGAATGCTGGTCAAGCAGGGCATGGAATTCAATCTCGGCGCCAAGGTGACCGCCGTTGAAAAGACCGGTTCCGGTGCCAAGGTTACGTTCGAACCTGCCAAGGGCGGCGAAGCCACCGTGCTGGAAGCCGATGTCGTGCTGATCGCCACGGGCCGCAAGCCTTACACCACAGGCCTTGGGCTGGAAGACGTTGGTGTTGCCCTCGACAACCGTGGCCGCGTCGAAATCGACAATCACTTCCAGACCAATGTTGCCGGCATTTACGCCATTGGTGACGTGGTCAAGGGTCCAATGCTGGCGCATAAGGCTGAAGATGAAGGTGTCGCGCTTGCGGAAATCCTCTCCGGCCAGCACGGCCATGTGAATTATGATGTCATTCCGGGCGTGGTTTACACCCAGCCGGAAGTTGCCTCCGTCGGCAAGACGGAAGAAGAACTGAAGGCCGCAGGCGTCGCCTACAAGATCGGCAAGTTCCCCTTCACCGCCAATGGCCGCGCCCGCGCCATGCTGGCGACGGACGGTTTCGTTAAGGTCCTTGCCGATAAGGAAAGCGACCGGGTGCTTGGCGTTCACATCATCGGCCTTGGGGCTGGTGAAATGATCCATGAAGCGGCTGTGCTGATGGAATTCGGCGGCTCTTCGGAAGATCTTGGCCGCACCTGCCATGCGCATCCCACCATGTCGGAAGCCGTGAAGGAAGCAGCATTGGCCACCTTCGCCAAGCCGATTCACATGTGATCTGCGCTCTTTTTTAGAGCATCGGACCGAAAGTTAAGAACCGGTTCTCGGATAAATCCGATGCTCTAAAAGAAGAGAGAACTCGCAGTTATTATCGTTTTGCAATCTTGAGAGCTGTGGCTTGATGTTCAAGCCACAGCTTTTCTAATTTGCTTTATTGCAGGGCCGTCAGGGTGAAGCCCTGAGCGCGCAGCAATTCCACCAGCCCTTTTTCGCCCGGCAGATGTAAGGCGCCGACAGCCATGAAGACCTTGCCTTGACTGATAAGCGGACCAGCGCGCTGTGCCATGACTTTGTTGCGGTCGATCACTAGCCGCTGATCGAAATCAGCTTGGCCATCTGCCTTATCTGTTTCATCGTTCGGGGACACTATTTTCAGCATAGGCATGATTTCCCCGACGTCGCCCTTCAAATAAAGGGAGATCATGGTTTCATTGACGTCATTGATCTTGTCACCAAGCTCGACGGCCTCGATCAGCGATTGTAAATGAAAAGCCATCGGCAGGTCGTTCATCGCGGCCAATTGTTCAGCATAGGTTTCCAATCCGACCACCTGCTTGCCGGCCTTGGCGGCATTTTCGGCAATCTGCTTGTCGAGGAAGGACTGTCCCTCGGCTTTGCGGGCCTTTTCGCAGGCCGGAAGTGCGACGAAAGCCGCGAGAATCCAGGGTTTCATTCTGTTGACGGCGGTGAGTGACAGACCTCGTTCTTTCAGTCCGGCTTCGAGCATTGCCGTCTGCTCAGGTGTCAGGCGGCTGGTAATCGTCGTGCCATCGGTAAACATCGACAATTCCGGCTTTGCCAGAAGCGCGAGGGCGGCTTTCTTGTCGTCGAGGACCTCGTCGGATTCAACGATAATGGTATCGGCTGCCGCTGCGGCGTCTGGTGCGCCTTTCGGCATTGTCAGCACGCGCGGGTCGGTAACATGCATGGTGCCAAGCAGGAAGGACGGCGCAATGCCGGGCTTTTCGATCTTCCAGAAAATCGAATGGCCATTCGGAACCTTGGCCGCTTCGGCCTGCAGCGCTTGATAGGCTTTCGGGTCCTTTTGCTGCAAATCCTGCAGGAGATCGCGTCCGGTGCAGGAAAGGTCCTCGGCCTTGGCGAAGCTCGATGACACGATAGCCGCAATCAGCAACGTCAGGAACAGCAGTGGCAAGACCATGATGATGGCCAAGGCCCGGTCAATCCAGCGGGGGGCAGCCCAGCGGGAAACGCTTGTGTTTATCGCTGACATATTCTTGGCTTTAAACATCCTGCCTGCTTTCTGAAGGTCCATCTGGGCGTGTCTGACCGGCGACGCCGGTTCCCTTTTCAAGGA
This region of Agrobacterium vitis genomic DNA includes:
- the lpdA gene encoding dihydrolipoyl dehydrogenase, with the protein product MAYDLVVIGSGPGGYVCAIKAAQLGMKVAVVEKRATYGGTCLNIGCIPSKALLHASEMFHHAAHGMAELGVDVSAPVLNLPKMMAHKDATVKANVEGVSFLFKKNKIDGVIGTGKIVAAGKVSVTNDKGEEQILETKNIVIATGSDVAGIPGVAVDIDEKIIVSSTGGIALDKVPGKMIVVGGGVIGLELGSVWARLGAKVTVVEYLDTILGGMDGEVSKQFQRMLVKQGMEFNLGAKVTAVEKTGSGAKVTFEPAKGGEATVLEADVVLIATGRKPYTTGLGLEDVGVALDNRGRVEIDNHFQTNVAGIYAIGDVVKGPMLAHKAEDEGVALAEILSGQHGHVNYDVIPGVVYTQPEVASVGKTEEELKAAGVAYKIGKFPFTANGRARAMLATDGFVKVLADKESDRVLGVHIIGLGAGEMIHEAAVLMEFGGSSEDLGRTCHAHPTMSEAVKEAALATFAKPIHM
- a CDS encoding TraB/GumN family protein yields the protein MNTSVSRWAAPRWIDRALAIIMVLPLLFLTLLIAAIVSSSFAKAEDLSCTGRDLLQDLQQKDPKAYQALQAEAAKVPNGHSIFWKIEKPGIAPSFLLGTMHVTDPRVLTMPKGAPDAAAAADTIIVESDEVLDDKKAALALLAKPELSMFTDGTTITSRLTPEQTAMLEAGLKERGLSLTAVNRMKPWILAAFVALPACEKARKAEGQSFLDKQIAENAAKAGKQVVGLETYAEQLAAMNDLPMAFHLQSLIEAVELGDKINDVNETMISLYLKGDVGEIMPMLKIVSPNDETDKADGQADFDQRLVIDRNKVMAQRAGPLISQGKVFMAVGALHLPGEKGLVELLRAQGFTLTALQ